Proteins encoded within one genomic window of Bombus pyrosoma isolate SC7728 linkage group LG13, ASM1482585v1, whole genome shotgun sequence:
- the LOC122574424 gene encoding 4-coumarate--CoA ligase 1-like, with translation MTGMRQIFRCTRRLSQISESGTKVANQFARHTSTQARQKIIEDENGKKIFLSPFGEFRPNEMLVQEYIWKNATKFANNIALECSVTGRKYTYSEAKDATNYIGRSLINMGLRKGDVVALISPNYPEAILGTIGILEADLIVTTVNSTYTSDEIKRQLKIADAKAIITVAEIAPIVLQASRDILASGGHLVVIEDGSGPIPDGTVPFKDLIARGKTLPPITRYQMSPNDLAILPFSSGTTGLPKGVMLTHNNLVSNMQMVEQTCEEKMWRTTTTDFQEVLPLILPFFHIFGLNGMVLPRIACGAKLITVPKFTPELFISVLMKHKVTGLYIVPPILLFLNACTYIKKHVYENMHHLISGAAPLSQTDVEKFYQKYQINPDKLKLCQGYGLTETSPVITVDIGDSKPGSVGRNIAGCEVRLVDPSTKEDISEQGQVGEIWVRGPHVMKGYLNNESATNDMIVENGWLKTGDIAYYDEDSNFFIADRMKELIKVKGFQVPPAELEAILRTHPDIEEAAVIGLPDERCGEVPKAFVVSRKDSKVTEEDIKDFIKSKVSECKQLRGGVTFINEIPKNASGKILRSKLRKEYI, from the exons ATGACGGGCATGAGGCAAATTTTTCGTTGTACTCGAAGACTAAGCCAGATATCGGAGAGCGGGACGAAAGTTGCAAACCAGTTCGCGAGACACACTTCTACACAGGCGCGACAGAAGATCATCGAggatgaaaatggaaaaaagattttcttGTCGCCGTTCGGCGAGTTCAGGCCCAACGAGATGCTCGTTCAGGAATACATCTGGAAAAATGCTACGAAATTCGCCAACAATATTGCGCTG GAGTGCTCGGTGACCGGAAGGAAGTATACGTACAGTGAAGCGAAGGACGCGACTAATTATATCGGAAGAAGTTTGATAAATATGGGTTTGAGAAAGGGCGACGTAGTGGCCTTGATATCGCCCAATTATCCGGAAGCGATTTTAGGTACTATCGGTATCCTAGAGGCCGATCTTATTGTTACTACAGTGAATTCTACCTATACGTCTG ATGAAATAAAGAGGCAACTGAAGATTGCCGACGCGAAGGCGATCATTACAGTGGCAGAAATTGCACCGATCGTACTCCAAGCTTCGAGAGATATCCTCGCATCTGGAGGACACTTGGTGGTTATCGAGGATGGTAGCGGACCTATTCCCGATGGTACCGTGCCGTTTAAG GATCTCATTGCACGTGGCAAAACGTTACCGCCTATAACCAGATATCAAATGTCTCCAAACGATTTGGCTATTTTGCCATTCTCCAGTGGAACAACAGGCTTGCCAAAAGGGGTGATGTTGACGCATAATAATTTAGTCAGTAACATGCAAATGGTGGAACAGACGTGCGAAGAGAAAATGTGGCGAACTACAACGA CCGACTTCCAAGAAGTATTACCTTTAATATTACCTTTCTTCCATATTTTCGGGTTGAATGGCATGGTGTTACCGCGTATCGCTTGCGgtgcaaaattaattactgttCCCAAGTTCACGCCGGAACTATTTATTAGCGTTTTAATGAAACACAAG GTGACAGGTCTTTACATAGTCCCACCGATACTTCTGTTCTTGAACGcttgtacatatattaagAAACACGTTTACGAAAACATGCATCACCTTATCAGTGGTGCTGCTCCGTTATCACAGACGGACgtagaaaaattctatcaaaagTATCAGATAAACCCCGATAAGTTGAAACTCTGTCAAG GATATGGATTGACGGAGACCTCGCCAGTTATTACCGTAGATATAGGTGATTCGAAACCAGGAAGTGTCGGAAGAAACATTGCTGGTTGCGAGGTACGATTAGTCGATCCAAGTacgaaagaagatatttctgAACAAGGCCAAGTGGGTGAAATATGGGTCAGGGGGCCTCACGTTATGAAAGGCTACTTAAACAACGAAAGTGCCACGAACGACATGATAGTCGAGAATGGCTGGCTGAAAACCGGGGACATTGCTTACTATGACGAAGACTCCAATTTCTTTATCGCGGATAGAATGAAGGAATTAATCAAAGTTAAAGGATTTCAG GTACCACCAGCTGAATTGGAAGCTATACTAAGAACGCATCCAGACATCGAGGAAGCAGCTGTGATAGGTCTGCCGGACGAAAGGTGCGGTGAGGTACCAAAAGCCTTCGTAGTGTCGAGGAAAGACTCAAAAGTGACTGAGGAAGATATTAAAGATTTCATTAAAAGCAAAGTGTCAGAATGCAAACAGCTGCGAg GAGGGGTTACGTTCATAAATGAGATACCGAAGAATGCGAGCGGAAAGATCTTACGATCGAAGCTGAGGAAAgagtacatataa